The Microbacterium paraoxydans genome includes a window with the following:
- a CDS encoding dimethylmenaquinone methyltransferase — translation MSADLIRPDFALPVRGGAYQRPSREVVESFDAISSATACAKLHGLGIRRSYIDGPEPLSLGQRVVGSALTLQFMPQREDMASGDGQEYAERHTALWHVLEAVQPGDVLVIQAYGSRFSGCIGDILARYFARKGGAGIVVDGRIRDAGRIRELGIPVWSTGTTPHYASQSELVPWAYDVPVAVGGALCMPGDLVVADDDGPVVVPQAMAPRVVDDARDHEEWEVFSRRRLDEGARLSDYYPLTPDSREEYEAWRSVQSSVR, via the coding sequence ATGAGCGCCGATCTGATCCGACCCGACTTCGCCCTGCCCGTGCGGGGTGGGGCCTACCAGCGGCCCTCGCGCGAGGTGGTCGAGTCCTTCGACGCGATCTCCTCCGCCACCGCGTGCGCCAAGCTGCACGGACTCGGGATCCGCCGCAGCTACATCGACGGACCGGAGCCGCTGAGCCTCGGCCAGCGCGTCGTCGGTTCGGCGCTGACCCTGCAGTTCATGCCGCAGCGCGAGGACATGGCCTCGGGCGACGGCCAGGAGTACGCCGAGCGGCACACCGCCCTGTGGCACGTGCTCGAAGCCGTGCAGCCGGGCGACGTGCTGGTGATCCAGGCCTACGGCAGCCGGTTCTCCGGGTGCATCGGCGACATCCTGGCGCGCTACTTCGCACGCAAGGGGGGCGCGGGGATCGTCGTGGACGGCCGCATCCGCGACGCCGGCCGCATCCGCGAGCTCGGGATCCCGGTGTGGTCGACGGGCACGACCCCGCACTACGCCTCGCAGTCGGAGCTCGTGCCGTGGGCCTACGACGTGCCGGTCGCGGTGGGCGGTGCGCTGTGCATGCCCGGCGACCTCGTGGTGGCAGACGACGACGGCCCGGTCGTGGTGCCGCAGGCCATGGCGCCGCGGGTCGTGGACGACGCGCGCGATCATGAGGAGTGGGAGGTGTTCAGCCGCCGCCGTCTCGACGAGGGCGCGCGCCTGAGCGACTACTACCCGTTGACCCCCGACAGCCGCGAGGAGTACGAGGCATGGCGTTCCGTCCAGAGCTCCGTCCGCTGA